Proteins from a genomic interval of Kitasatospora kifunensis:
- a CDS encoding winged helix-turn-helix domain-containing protein — translation MTAAPPPVLTLSADQARRIALRAQGLLGAPDRRAGVRGVLRHLGAVQLDTISVLARSHELVPYARLGAVGRPAVEHALWGARTSFEYWSHAACVLPIEEWPLFAFRRRAYRDRGRLWGHQVSPQAYRGVLDRLRGEGPLTSTELGGAKKTAEWWDWSDTKIAVERALAFGDVVCTERRGWKRVYALAEQAVPAELHQREPGDQECLAQLVRQAGQALGVATRADLMDYHRLKSAQLDAVLAESGLTPVAVAGWGQGGGTATAPAWADPVALAAEPRGRHRTTLLSPFDSLVWDRARTERIFGMSHRLEAYTPKHKRVHGYFAMPLLTGGRLVGRVDPAREGTTLIARQVSLTSPRQLPALAEALREAAAWVGCTEVRIEALSVEGEAAESLRPALAKLLG, via the coding sequence ATGACCGCAGCGCCGCCGCCCGTCCTGACCCTCAGCGCCGACCAGGCCCGCCGGATCGCCCTGCGCGCCCAGGGCCTGCTCGGCGCGCCGGACCGCCGGGCCGGGGTGCGCGGTGTGCTGCGCCACCTCGGCGCCGTCCAGTTGGACACCATCTCGGTGCTGGCCCGGTCGCACGAACTGGTCCCCTACGCCCGGCTCGGCGCGGTCGGCCGTCCGGCCGTGGAGCATGCCCTGTGGGGCGCGCGGACCAGCTTCGAGTACTGGTCGCACGCGGCCTGCGTGCTGCCGATCGAGGAGTGGCCGCTGTTCGCCTTCCGCCGCCGCGCCTACCGCGATCGCGGCCGCCTCTGGGGCCACCAGGTGAGCCCCCAGGCCTACCGGGGCGTGCTGGACCGGCTGCGCGGCGAGGGGCCGCTGACCAGCACCGAGTTGGGCGGGGCGAAGAAGACGGCCGAGTGGTGGGACTGGTCCGACACCAAGATCGCGGTGGAGCGGGCGCTCGCCTTCGGCGACGTGGTCTGCACCGAACGCCGCGGCTGGAAGCGGGTCTACGCACTCGCCGAGCAGGCCGTGCCCGCCGAGCTCCACCAGCGCGAACCCGGCGACCAGGAGTGCCTGGCGCAGCTGGTCCGGCAGGCAGGCCAGGCCCTCGGGGTGGCCACCCGGGCCGATCTGATGGACTACCACCGACTCAAATCGGCCCAACTGGACGCCGTGCTGGCCGAGTCCGGGCTGACCCCGGTCGCGGTGGCGGGCTGGGGCCAGGGCGGCGGCACTGCCACCGCCCCCGCGTGGGCCGATCCCGTGGCGCTGGCCGCCGAGCCGCGCGGGCGGCACCGCACCACCCTGCTCTCGCCCTTCGACTCACTGGTCTGGGATCGCGCCAGGACCGAGCGGATCTTCGGCATGTCGCACCGACTGGAGGCCTACACCCCCAAGCACAAGCGGGTGCACGGGTACTTCGCGATGCCGCTGCTGACCGGCGGCCGCCTGGTCGGCCGGGTCGATCCGGCCCGCGAGGGAACCACTCTGATCGCCCGTCAGGTATCGCTGACCTCGCCGCGCCAATTGCCCGCACTGGCCGAGGCGTTGCGCGAGGCGGCGGCCTGGGTGGGCTGCACCGAGGTCCGCATCGAGGCACTGTCCGTCGAGGGCGAGGCCGCCGAGTCACTGCGGCCCGCGCTGGCGAAGCTGCTCGGCTGA
- a CDS encoding GNAT family N-acetyltransferase, which yields MSTPISNPPPLEPPTLEPATLEPAAVEPAVLETERLILRAPVAADLDAIFEACQDAEIQRWTVVPSPYRREDAAYFIEELAAEGWRSGRNPIWCVLEKETGALVGTQSLAARGPGAAEVGFWIAAGARGRGYGVEALRAVAHWAFTTRELRRLEWVAYAGNEPSLAMARKAGFTLEGTLRSYGAQRGVWRDCWMGSLLATEWEQG from the coding sequence ATGAGCACCCCGATCTCGAATCCCCCTCCCCTGGAGCCCCCGACCTTGGAGCCCGCGACCCTGGAGCCCGCGGCAGTGGAGCCCGCCGTCCTGGAGACCGAGCGCCTGATCCTGCGCGCCCCGGTCGCGGCGGACCTCGACGCGATCTTCGAGGCCTGCCAGGACGCCGAGATCCAGCGGTGGACCGTCGTCCCCTCGCCGTACCGACGCGAGGACGCCGCGTACTTCATCGAGGAGCTCGCCGCCGAGGGTTGGCGCAGCGGCCGGAACCCGATCTGGTGCGTACTGGAGAAGGAGACCGGCGCCCTGGTCGGCACCCAGAGCCTGGCCGCACGCGGCCCCGGCGCGGCCGAGGTCGGCTTCTGGATCGCCGCCGGGGCGCGCGGCCGCGGCTACGGCGTGGAGGCGCTGCGCGCGGTGGCCCACTGGGCCTTCACCACGCGCGAACTGCGCCGCCTGGAGTGGGTCGCCTACGCCGGCAACGAACCCTCGCTGGCGATGGCCCGCAAGGCCGGCTTCACCCTGGAAGGCACCCTGCGCTCCTACGGGGCCCAGCGCGGCGTCTGGCGCGACTGCTGGATGGGCTCGCTGCTGGCCACCGAGTGGGAGCAGGGCTGA